Proteins encoded within one genomic window of Cytophagales bacterium:
- a CDS encoding SdrD B-like domain-containing protein: MKTRFTNTNKTWLSMVFFLMLMLFAKSISAQTLTIDPIANITVQADAGQCGANVSFDINAYYATDPNSGFDLGGTLNGHTYFVTNTSIGKFWPDSESTAQTFGGHLVAINSQEENDFVRTLTNNTFWIGLNDLDSEGNFVWSNGDPVSYTNWGAGEPNNNNNEDVVEMSPVTGLWNDAKVGGVTITYIMELGDISVTSSVASGTFFPVGTTPVIVTATDESGHTITQSFNITVHDTKAPTVFTQDLIKNLDAGNSGRKGQVTITPEEVNNGSFDACGIASMTLDQSLFECADLGANTVTLTITDLNGNTASATATITIQDVTSPEILGLTDVIVSAAPGTCEATVNYTASVNDNCIAAPRFVPGFTFGGTHDGHTYFVANEANFWPEAESIAQSFGGHLVAINDAAENEFVRTLTASTICIGLNDLDQEGTFKWTNGDPVTYTNWGVGEPNNNNNEDVVEMSSVTGLWNDAKVSGVVPTYILEFNTLPMQFEYSIASGSSFPTGSTEVTFSATDGSGNYAETSFTVTVEDNEAPTAATTNITLNLDASGQASIEVDDIDNGSIDGCGIASRTLDRTSFDCSDLGENTVILIVADSSGNVSTASALVTVVDDTPPAVTGLTDITVNAEPGTCSTSVNYSALVSDNCSLVVPSFPGFEFGGTFNGHTYYISTIPNFWPEAQAAAQAIGANLVAINDAAENEFVRTLTSSTIWIGLNDLASEGNFVWSNGESVTYTNWGPGEPNNNNNEDIVEMSAITGLWNDAKVSGVVPTYIVEFNSILVGDYSIPSGSDFSVGTTEVTYTISDLSGNTATSTFNVTVADVTPPTAIAKDLTIQLNEFGEAIVSPEDLNNGSFDTCGDIDSLAIIGQNTFTCDDLGSTVLVTLEVTDAAGLSNTAQSTLTIAADNIPDLDNDGMPNVCDTDDDNDGIPDEFDTYPLDATNNNAGTVASFLWEDLDGNGVQDNLEPGMGGITVNLLNRDDSLIATTVSTPSGVAYFFDVVENRVKIEVIRPTDHGLTFRRQGLDTKQDSDINRRSGISRAFVIRPGEIVDDVDAGLWLPGSAEAFVWDDLNGNGLQDAGEPGIPNIAVTLMDIDSLVLDQAATDASGVVTLNGVPADRRVRLTLTKPTDHAFTLRDEGIDDSIDSDFGRKGRSAAFKATQSQQIHTSIDAGLWSPGTVQVFVWDDLNSNGLQDAGEPGVSGASVNLLTRKNAEITQATSDFNGIATLNGAPADIALKIEVDAPTGYAFSLLDAGTDDTIDSDVNRRGRSRAFRASRGNELMTNTDAGLINNTATRLIQEDLPTEFTAMIYPNPNTGWFKVNITGLQSDGEALLYDLKGNLIQSREVLAGNNEIAMGQDGLTPGIYFVRIKTDDQLIIKKMKVH, translated from the coding sequence ATGAAAACAAGGTTTACTAATACAAACAAGACCTGGCTATCGATGGTCTTTTTCCTGATGCTAATGCTATTCGCGAAAAGCATCTCCGCTCAGACGCTGACCATTGATCCCATTGCCAACATTACCGTACAGGCAGATGCAGGACAATGCGGAGCCAACGTCTCCTTCGACATCAATGCTTATTACGCGACAGATCCTAACAGTGGTTTCGATCTTGGAGGTACCCTGAACGGCCACACTTATTTTGTTACCAACACAAGCATTGGCAAGTTCTGGCCTGATTCAGAATCCACTGCACAAACTTTTGGAGGTCACCTGGTCGCAATCAACTCGCAAGAGGAAAATGATTTCGTGAGAACCCTCACCAACAATACTTTCTGGATCGGCTTGAACGATTTGGATAGCGAAGGCAACTTCGTCTGGTCCAATGGTGATCCAGTTTCTTACACCAATTGGGGGGCTGGAGAGCCAAACAATAACAACAACGAAGATGTCGTTGAAATGTCTCCTGTTACAGGCTTATGGAACGATGCCAAAGTAGGAGGAGTAACGATCACTTATATCATGGAGTTGGGAGACATCTCAGTTACTTCCTCTGTCGCATCAGGTACATTCTTCCCGGTAGGCACTACACCTGTAATCGTCACGGCTACCGATGAGTCAGGCCATACCATCACACAGTCTTTCAATATCACGGTACATGATACGAAAGCTCCGACGGTCTTCACACAAGACCTGATCAAAAACCTGGATGCCGGAAATTCCGGAAGAAAAGGACAAGTAACAATCACACCTGAAGAAGTGAACAATGGTTCATTTGATGCCTGTGGCATAGCTAGCATGACGCTGGATCAATCGCTATTCGAATGTGCTGATCTGGGTGCGAACACCGTTACCCTAACCATAACGGACCTGAATGGAAATACTGCTTCCGCCACAGCCACCATCACCATTCAAGATGTAACCTCACCTGAAATCCTGGGACTTACAGATGTTATCGTAAGCGCTGCACCTGGAACCTGTGAAGCGACGGTTAATTATACCGCCAGTGTCAATGACAATTGCATTGCCGCACCCCGATTTGTACCAGGATTTACGTTCGGAGGCACTCATGACGGCCACACCTACTTCGTAGCAAACGAAGCCAATTTTTGGCCTGAAGCTGAATCCATTGCTCAATCATTTGGTGGGCATCTGGTAGCGATCAACGATGCAGCTGAAAATGAATTCGTGAGGACCTTAACCGCTTCCACGATTTGCATCGGACTCAATGACCTGGATCAGGAAGGTACTTTTAAATGGACAAACGGCGATCCGGTCACCTACACCAATTGGGGTGTTGGGGAGCCAAACAACAATAACAATGAGGATGTAGTCGAGATGTCTTCGGTCACCGGATTATGGAACGATGCCAAAGTATCAGGCGTAGTACCCACCTACATTTTGGAATTCAACACTCTGCCTATGCAATTTGAGTATTCTATCGCAAGTGGCTCCAGCTTTCCAACAGGAAGCACGGAAGTAACCTTTAGTGCAACAGATGGGTCCGGAAATTATGCTGAAACGAGCTTTACCGTAACCGTAGAAGACAATGAAGCGCCAACAGCCGCAACAACAAATATTACCCTTAACCTGGATGCCAGCGGACAGGCGTCCATTGAAGTGGATGATATCGATAATGGATCGATTGATGGCTGTGGCATTGCCAGTCGTACACTGGACAGAACGTCCTTTGATTGTAGCGACCTGGGTGAAAATACAGTTATCCTGATTGTAGCAGATTCCAGTGGCAATGTTAGTACGGCATCTGCGCTTGTGACGGTAGTAGACGATACACCTCCTGCAGTGACAGGCTTAACAGATATCACCGTCAATGCCGAACCTGGCACTTGTAGCACATCCGTCAACTACTCTGCGCTTGTATCGGATAATTGTTCGTTAGTCGTGCCGTCCTTTCCCGGATTTGAATTCGGAGGCACCTTCAATGGACATACCTATTATATCTCGACCATCCCGAACTTTTGGCCAGAAGCTCAAGCAGCAGCTCAGGCGATTGGTGCAAATCTGGTGGCAATCAATGATGCGGCTGAAAATGAATTTGTTCGCACATTGACCAGCTCTACCATTTGGATTGGCCTGAATGACCTGGCCAGCGAAGGGAATTTCGTTTGGTCCAATGGAGAGTCGGTCACCTACACCAACTGGGGCCCCGGAGAACCCAATAACAACAACAATGAGGATATCGTGGAAATGTCTGCTATCACCGGACTTTGGAATGATGCCAAAGTATCAGGAGTAGTTCCTACCTACATCGTGGAATTCAATAGTATTTTGGTCGGAGATTACTCCATTCCTTCTGGTAGTGACTTTTCCGTAGGAACGACGGAAGTGACTTATACGATCTCAGATCTATCTGGGAATACGGCTACTTCAACTTTCAATGTGACGGTTGCAGATGTTACTCCTCCTACAGCCATCGCCAAAGACCTAACCATACAACTAAATGAGTTTGGAGAAGCAATCGTCAGCCCGGAAGACTTGAATAACGGAAGCTTCGATACCTGTGGCGATATTGATAGCCTGGCCATCATTGGGCAAAACACGTTTACTTGTGACGACCTGGGCAGTACGGTGTTAGTCACACTGGAGGTCACCGATGCTGCAGGGCTTTCCAACACCGCACAGAGTACGCTGACCATCGCCGCGGATAATATTCCAGACCTGGATAATGATGGCATGCCGAATGTTTGTGATACTGATGACGATAACGACGGTATTCCAGACGAATTTGATACCTATCCATTGGACGCTACCAATAACAACGCTGGCACAGTCGCTTCCTTCCTTTGGGAAGACCTGGATGGCAATGGCGTGCAGGACAATTTGGAACCTGGCATGGGTGGGATCACCGTCAATTTGTTAAACAGAGATGATTCCCTGATCGCCACGACGGTATCTACCCCTTCCGGTGTAGCCTATTTCTTCGACGTTGTTGAAAACAGGGTAAAAATAGAAGTGATCCGACCAACGGACCATGGGCTTACTTTCAGAAGACAAGGCCTGGATACCAAGCAGGACAGTGATATCAATCGCCGCAGTGGGATTTCACGAGCCTTTGTAATTCGTCCTGGAGAGATTGTTGATGATGTGGATGCCGGACTATGGCTGCCTGGGTCTGCAGAAGCTTTTGTTTGGGATGACCTGAATGGCAATGGTTTGCAGGATGCGGGTGAACCAGGAATTCCTAACATAGCTGTAACGCTCATGGACATTGATTCGCTGGTACTCGACCAGGCAGCAACCGATGCTTCAGGCGTGGTGACCTTAAATGGTGTTCCCGCCGATCGACGTGTAAGACTTACCCTGACCAAACCCACAGATCATGCATTTACATTGAGAGATGAAGGGATTGATGATTCGATAGATAGTGATTTTGGGAGAAAAGGCAGATCTGCCGCATTCAAAGCCACTCAAAGCCAACAGATCCACACGTCAATTGACGCTGGACTCTGGTCTCCAGGAACAGTACAGGTATTTGTCTGGGACGATTTGAACAGTAATGGCTTACAAGATGCTGGCGAGCCTGGCGTATCAGGCGCATCAGTGAATTTACTGACCCGAAAGAATGCAGAAATCACACAAGCCACTTCTGACTTCAATGGCATTGCTACCTTGAATGGCGCACCTGCGGATATCGCCTTAAAGATCGAAGTTGATGCACCAACCGGTTATGCTTTCTCCTTGCTTGATGCAGGAACAGACGATACCATCGATAGTGATGTCAACCGCAGGGGACGGTCCAGGGCCTTCCGGGCAAGTCGCGGAAATGAGCTCATGACCAACACAGACGCAGGCCTGATCAACAATACGGCCACCCGATTGATTCAGGAAGACCTACCTACGGAATTCACTGCCATGATCTATCCCAACCCAAATACCGGATGGTTCAAAGTGAATATCACCGGACTGCAATCGGACGGAGAAGCTCTGCTCTATGACCTTAAAGGCAACCTGATCCAATCCAGGGAGGTCCTGGCCGGTAACAATGAAATTGCAATGGGTCAGGATGGATTAACACCGGGTATTTATTTTGTTCGGATCAAGACTGACGATCAGCTGATCATCAAGAAAATGAAAGTCCACTAG